The nucleotide window GAGGCACTTCCGGCATTGAGCGCCGTGCTCATGCCCGGCGGCCCGGTGGCCGACGCCGTCCTCGAGGAGGTGGCCCGCCGGGTCGAGAAGCTGACCGCCGCCGGCAAGACCGTGGGCCTGGCCACCCTCCTGGTGGGCGAGGACTCGGCCAGCGCCGGCTACATCCGCATGAAGCAGGAGAAGGCGGCCGAGCTGGGCATGCTCTCGTTCCACACCCACCTGCCCGCCGACGCCACCCAGGAGCAGGTCGAGGCCGCCGTCCGGGCCTTCAACGAGGACCCGGCCGTCGACGCCATGCTCTTCCAGTACCCGCCGCCCGACCACATCGACTTCGACCGGGCGGTGGCGGCCATCGACCCCGACAAGGACGTCGACGGGATCCACCCCTTCAACATGGGCCGCCTGGCCCTCTCGATGCCGGCCCCGGTGCCGTGCACCCCCGGCGGCATCGAGTCCCTGCTGGCCTATTACAACGTGCCCGTGGCCGGGCGCCACGTGGTCATCCTCGGCCGGGGGGTCACCATCGGCCGGCCTCTGGCCCTGCTCCTGTCCCAGAAGCGGCCCACCGCCAACGCCGCCGTCACCGTGGTCCACACCGGGGTGCCGGACTGGGCCGAGCACACCCGCCGGGCCGACATCCTGGTGGCCGCCGCCGGCGTCCCCGGGATCATCCAGCCCGAGCACGTCCGGCCGGGCAGCGTGGTGGTCGGCGCCGGCGTGCGCTACTCCGGGCGCAAGCTCCTTCCCGACGTCGACGAGTCGGTCGAGGACGTGGCGGGGTGGATCACCCCCCGGGTCGGCGGGGTGGGACCCACCACCGTGGCCATGCTGATGCGCAACGCCGTCGAGGCGGCGGAGCGGCGGCGGTAGCCTGGTCACCCACCGTGACCAGGATCTCCGACCTGCTGGCCGCCGGCCGCACCTTCTCGTTCGAGTTCTTCCCGCCGCGCACCGACGAGGAGCGCCAGCAGCTCGTGCGCACCCTGCGGGACCTCGAGCCCCTCGCCCCTTCGTTCGTCTCGATCACCTACCGGGGCGGGCGCTCCTCCCGGCACCCCACCACCGAGCTGGTGGCCGCCATCCTCCGCACCACCACGCTCGTCCCGATGGCCCACCTGATCTGCGTGGCCCACACCCGCCTCGAGCTGGCCGAGATCCTCGTCGACCTGCGCAAGGCGGGCGTCGAGAACCTGATGGCCCTCGGCGGGGACCCGCCGTCCGACCCCGACGCCGCCGAGGGGGAGCTGGCCCAGGCCATCGAGCTGGTCGAGCTGGCCCGGGCCGTCGGGGGCTTCTCGATCGGCGTGGCCGCCCACCCCATCGGCCACCCCCGCTCCCCGGACCTCACCTCGGACCGGGCCTTCCTGGCCGAGAAGCTGGCGCTGGCCGACTTCGCCGTGACCCAGTTCTTCTTCCACGCCGAGGAGTACCTGGGCCTGGTCGAGGACCTGGGCCGCCTGGGGATGGACAAGCCGGTGATCCCGGGGATCATGCCGGTGACCTCGCTGCGGTCGATCCCGCGGATGGCCGCGATGGGGGCCCCGGTCCCGCCCGAGATGGCGGCCCGCCTCGAGGCCGCCGGTCCCGACCCCGCCGACGTGCGCCGGGCCGGGGTCGAGATCTTCACCGACCTCTGCCAGCGCCTGCTGGCCGAGGGGGCCCCGGGCCTGCACTTCTACACCCTCAACCAGTCCACGGTGACCAGGGAGATCTACGCCGGGCTGGGCCTGGCCACCCGGGGCTAGCCGGGCCGGAGTGAGGCCGGGGTGGGGGGCTGCGGGCCCCCGGTAAAGTCCGCCCCGTGCCGAAGATCCCCGTAGCCAACCCCCTCGTCGAGCTCGACGGGGACGAGATGACGCGCATCATCTGGGCGTTCATCAAGGACAAGCTGGTCCTGGCCTACCTCGACATCGAGCTGCTGTACTTCGACCTCAGCATCGAGCACCGGGACGCCACCGACGACCAGGTGACGATCGACGCCGCCAACGCCATCAGGCAGCACGGGGCCGGGGTGAAGTGCGCCACCATCACCCCCGACGAGGCCCGGGTGGAGGAGTTCGGCCTCAAGCGGATGTGGAAGTCCCCCAACGGGACCATCCGCAACATCCTCGGTGGGGTGGTCTTCCGGGAGCCGATCATCTGTCGCAACATCCCCCGGCTGGTCCCGGGCTGGACCAAGCCGATCGTGATCGGCCGCCACGCCCACGGGGACCAGTACCGGGCCACCGACTTCGTGGTGCCCGGCCCGGGCCGGCTGACCATGACCTTCGTGCCCGAGGACGGGGGCCGGCCCATGGAGTTCGAGGTGGCCAACTACCCGGGCCCGGGCATCGCCATGGGGATGTACAACTACGACGAGTCGATCCGGGACTTCGCCCGGGCCAGCCTCCGCTACGGGCTGGACCGGGGCTACCCGGTCTACCTGTCGACCAAGAACACGATCCTCAAGGCCTACGACGGCCGCTTCAAGGACCTGTTCCAGGAGGTGTTCGAGACCGAGTTCAAGGCCGACTTCGAGGCGGCCGGGCTCACCTACGAGCACCGGCTGATCGACGACATGGTGGCCCAGGCCATGAAGTGGGAGGGCGGCTACGTGTGGGCGGCCAAGAACTACGACGGGGACGTCCAGAGCGACACCGTGGCCCAGGGCTTCGGGTCGCTCGGCCTCATGACCTCGGTGCTCATGACCCCGGACGGCCAGACCTGCGAGGCCGAGGCGGCCCACGGCACCGTGACCCGCCACTTCCGGGCCCACCAGCGGGGGGAGAGGACCTCGACCAACCCGATCGCCTCGATCTTCGCCTGGACCCGGGGCCTGGCGTTCCGGGGCAAGCTGGACGGGAACGAGGAGCTGTCCCGCTTCGCCCACGCGCTGGAGCAGGTGTGCGTGGACACGGTGGAGTCCGGCCTCATGACCAAGGACCTGGCCATGCTCGTCGGCCCCGAGCAGTCCTGGTTGACGACCGAGGACTTCCTCGACGCCCTCGACGCCAACCTCGGCAAGGCGGTGGGCTGAGCGTGGCCGCCCGCAAGCCGGTCCAGGTCACCGTCACCGGGGCGGCGGGGCAGATCGGCTACCAGCTGATCTTCCGCATCGCCTCGGGCCAGCTGCTCGGTCCCGACCAGCCCGTGGTCCTGCGGCTGCTCGAGATCGAGCCGGCCATGAAGGCCCTCGACGGGGTCGTGATGGAGCTCGACGACTGCGCCTTCCCGCTCCTGGCCGACGTGGTGGCCACCTCCGACCTGGCCACGGCGTTCGACGGCACGTCGTGGGCGCTCCTGGTCGGCGCCCTGCCCCGCAAGCAGGGGATGGAGCGCCGGGACCTCCTCGCCAACAACGGGGGCATCTTCCGGCCCCAGGGCCAGGCCGTCGCCGCCCACGCCGCCGACGACGTGCGGGTCCTGGTGGTGGGGAACCCGTGCAACACCAACTGCCTGATCGCCCGGAGCAACGCCCCGGAGGTGCCGGCGGAGCGGTGGTTCGCCATGACCAGGCTGGACCAGAACCGGGCCCAGAGCCAGCTGGCCCGCAAGGCCGGGGTGCCGGTCAGCGAGGTCACCAACCTGGCCATCTGGGGCAACCACTCCACCACCCAGTTCCCGGACTTCACCAACGCCCGCGTCTCGGGCCGGCCGGCCCCGGACGTGATCGGGGACCGGGCGTGGCTCGAGAGCGAGTTCCTCGCCACCGTGCAGAAGCGGGGGGCGGCGGTGATCGAGGCGCGGGGGGCGTCCTCGGCGGCCTCGGCGGCCAACGCCGCCATCGACTCGGTGGTCAGCGCCGAGACCGAGACGCCGGCGGGGGACTGGGTCTCCCTGGCCGTGGTCAGCCAGGGCCAGTACGGGATCCCCGAGGGGCTCGTGTTCGGCTACCCGCTGCGCTGCGACGGCAAGGGTGGCTGGGAGGTGGTGGAGGGCCTGGAGCTGGACGCGTTCGCCCGGGAGCGGGTCCGCATCACCACCGAGGAGCTGGAGCAGGAGCGGGCCGAGGTCCGGGACCTGATCGGTCGCTAGACCCCGGCCCGGGGGATCAGGTCCCGGGTTCGATCAGACCGAGGCGGCGCAGGTAGGCCAGCCTCTTCTCGACGGCCGCCTGCCAGGACGCCAGATCCGCCTCGAAGTGCGCCCGGTCGCCGTCCTCGTAGGCGTGCTCGAGCTCGTCGAAAGCGGCGTCCTCAGCGTCCGAGAGCTCCCGGTACCGCTGCAGAGTCTGGTCGTCGATCACCTCGGTCAGGGCCACGGGCCGTTCCCCCTCCTGGTCGATGTCGGCAGCCCAGGGTACCGCTGCTCACCAGGTCGTGACGGCCCGGACCCCGGCAAAGGCGTCGTCGGCCCCGCCCAGCGCCTCGTAGCAGGCGAGCAGGGCCGGGATGTCCCCGGCCACCCGGATGCGCCCGGTCATGAACGCGGTCTGGGCGCTGAGCTCCCCCCGGGCCACGGCCGCAGCGGTGGCGGCGTCCTCGGTCACGACCACCTCGGCGTCCGGCTCGCGTCCGGCGCGCACCCTGACCAGCCCGTCGTCCACGCTCACCACGTAGCAGCGCTCGTCGGTCCCGTCGCGCACGACCTGCTGGATGCGGACCCGCACGCCTGCGGTGGCCCGGCGCAGGGCCTCGCTCCCCGCTGCCGCCCGGTCCATCCCGGCGATCCACTCCTCGCTGAGGAACCGGGCCGTGGCGCGCCCCCGCCCGCTACTTCTTGCGCCGGATGGCGCGCCCGAGCCGGGTGATCGGGTCGAAGTAGCGGTCCACGACCCGCTCCTTCATCGGGATCAGGGCGTTGTCGGTGATGTGGATGTGCTCGGGGCACACCTCGGTGCAGCACTTGGTGATGTTGCAGTAGCCGAGCCCGAACTCCTTCCGGGCCAGCGGCACGCGGTCGGCGGTGTCGAGGGGGTGCATCTCCAGCTCGGCCAGGCGCATCAGGAACCGGGGGCCGGCAAAGGC belongs to Acidimicrobiales bacterium and includes:
- a CDS encoding tetrahydrofolate dehydrogenase/cyclohydrolase catalytic domain-containing protein, which translates into the protein MLMPGGPVADAVLEEVARRVEKLTAAGKTVGLATLLVGEDSASAGYIRMKQEKAAELGMLSFHTHLPADATQEQVEAAVRAFNEDPAVDAMLFQYPPPDHIDFDRAVAAIDPDKDVDGIHPFNMGRLALSMPAPVPCTPGGIESLLAYYNVPVAGRHVVILGRGVTIGRPLALLLSQKRPTANAAVTVVHTGVPDWAEHTRRADILVAAAGVPGIIQPEHVRPGSVVVGAGVRYSGRKLLPDVDESVEDVAGWITPRVGGVGPTTVAMLMRNAVEAAERRR
- a CDS encoding methylenetetrahydrofolate reductase, yielding MTRISDLLAAGRTFSFEFFPPRTDEERQQLVRTLRDLEPLAPSFVSITYRGGRSSRHPTTELVAAILRTTTLVPMAHLICVAHTRLELAEILVDLRKAGVENLMALGGDPPSDPDAAEGELAQAIELVELARAVGGFSIGVAAHPIGHPRSPDLTSDRAFLAEKLALADFAVTQFFFHAEEYLGLVEDLGRLGMDKPVIPGIMPVTSLRSIPRMAAMGAPVPPEMAARLEAAGPDPADVRRAGVEIFTDLCQRLLAEGAPGLHFYTLNQSTVTREIYAGLGLATRG
- a CDS encoding NADP-dependent isocitrate dehydrogenase gives rise to the protein MPKIPVANPLVELDGDEMTRIIWAFIKDKLVLAYLDIELLYFDLSIEHRDATDDQVTIDAANAIRQHGAGVKCATITPDEARVEEFGLKRMWKSPNGTIRNILGGVVFREPIICRNIPRLVPGWTKPIVIGRHAHGDQYRATDFVVPGPGRLTMTFVPEDGGRPMEFEVANYPGPGIAMGMYNYDESIRDFARASLRYGLDRGYPVYLSTKNTILKAYDGRFKDLFQEVFETEFKADFEAAGLTYEHRLIDDMVAQAMKWEGGYVWAAKNYDGDVQSDTVAQGFGSLGLMTSVLMTPDGQTCEAEAAHGTVTRHFRAHQRGERTSTNPIASIFAWTRGLAFRGKLDGNEELSRFAHALEQVCVDTVESGLMTKDLAMLVGPEQSWLTTEDFLDALDANLGKAVG
- a CDS encoding malate dehydrogenase gives rise to the protein MAARKPVQVTVTGAAGQIGYQLIFRIASGQLLGPDQPVVLRLLEIEPAMKALDGVVMELDDCAFPLLADVVATSDLATAFDGTSWALLVGALPRKQGMERRDLLANNGGIFRPQGQAVAAHAADDVRVLVVGNPCNTNCLIARSNAPEVPAERWFAMTRLDQNRAQSQLARKAGVPVSEVTNLAIWGNHSTTQFPDFTNARVSGRPAPDVIGDRAWLESEFLATVQKRGAAVIEARGASSAASAANAAIDSVVSAETETPAGDWVSLAVVSQGQYGIPEGLVFGYPLRCDGKGGWEVVEGLELDAFARERVRITTEELEQERAEVRDLIGR
- a CDS encoding SCP2 sterol-binding domain-containing protein; translated protein: MDRAAAGSEALRRATAGVRVRIQQVVRDGTDERCYVVSVDDGLVRVRAGREPDAEVVVTEDAATAAAVARGELSAQTAFMTGRIRVAGDIPALLACYEALGGADDAFAGVRAVTTW